A region of Pseudarthrobacter sp. NIBRBAC000502770 DNA encodes the following proteins:
- the tuf gene encoding elongation factor Tu — protein MAKAKFERTKPHVNIGTIGHVDHGKTTLTAAISKVLYDKYPDLNEKRDFASIDSAPEERQRGITINISHVEYQTEKRHYAHVDAPGHADYIKNMITGAAQMDGAILVVAATDGPMAQTREHVLLARQVGVPYLLVALNKADMVDDEELLDLVEMEVRELLSSQGFDGDNAPVVRVSGLKALEGDPEWVKSVEDLMAAVDESVPDPVRDRDKPFLMPIEDVFTITGRGTVVTGRAERGTLAINSEVEIVGIRPVQKTTVTGIEMFHKQLDEAWAGENCGLLLRGLKRDDVERGQVVVKPGSITPHTDFEANVYILSKDEGGRHNPFYSNYRPQFYFRTTDVTGVITLPEGTEMVMPGDNTEMTVALIQPIAMEEGLGFAIREGGRTVGSGRVTKIIK, from the coding sequence GTGGCAAAGGCAAAGTTCGAGCGGACTAAGCCGCACGTCAACATCGGCACCATTGGTCACGTTGACCACGGTAAGACGACGCTGACGGCCGCCATTTCCAAGGTGCTGTACGACAAGTACCCGGATCTCAACGAGAAGCGTGACTTCGCGTCGATCGACTCTGCACCCGAAGAGCGTCAGCGCGGTATTACCATCAACATCTCCCACGTGGAGTACCAGACCGAGAAGCGTCACTACGCACACGTTGACGCCCCCGGCCACGCTGACTACATCAAGAACATGATCACCGGTGCTGCCCAGATGGACGGCGCAATCCTCGTGGTTGCCGCTACCGACGGCCCGATGGCTCAGACCCGCGAGCACGTTCTGCTCGCCCGCCAGGTTGGTGTTCCCTACCTGCTGGTCGCCCTGAACAAGGCTGACATGGTCGACGACGAAGAACTGCTCGACCTGGTCGAAATGGAAGTTCGTGAGCTCCTGAGCTCGCAGGGCTTCGATGGCGACAACGCTCCGGTTGTCCGCGTTTCAGGCCTGAAGGCACTGGAAGGCGACCCCGAGTGGGTCAAGTCCGTTGAGGACCTGATGGCTGCCGTCGACGAGTCCGTTCCGGACCCCGTACGTGACCGCGACAAGCCGTTCCTGATGCCGATCGAGGACGTTTTCACCATCACCGGCCGTGGCACCGTTGTTACGGGCCGCGCCGAGCGTGGAACCCTCGCCATCAACTCCGAGGTCGAGATCGTCGGCATCCGCCCGGTCCAGAAGACCACGGTTACCGGTATCGAGATGTTCCACAAGCAGCTCGACGAAGCATGGGCCGGCGAGAACTGTGGCCTGCTGCTCCGCGGTCTGAAGCGCGACGATGTCGAGCGTGGCCAGGTTGTCGTCAAGCCGGGTTCCATCACCCCGCACACCGACTTCGAGGCCAACGTCTACATCCTCTCCAAGGACGAAGGCGGACGTCACAACCCGTTCTACTCCAACTACCGCCCGCAGTTCTACTTCCGCACCACGGACGTAACCGGCGTTATCACCCTGCCCGAGGGCACGGAAATGGTTATGCCTGGCGACAACACTGAGATGACCGTTGCGCTCATCCAGCCCATCGCCATGGAAGAGGGCCTCGGCTTCGCTATCCGCGAAGGCGGCCGCACCGTTGGTTCGGGACGCGTTACCAAGATCATCAAGTAG
- the fusA gene encoding elongation factor G, whose translation MAQDVLTDLSKVRNIGIMAHIDAGKTTTTERILFYTGVNHKIGETHDGASTTDWMEQEKERGITITSAAVTCFWENNQINIIDTPGHVDFTVEVERSLRVLDGAVAVFDGKEGVEPQSETVWRQADKYNVPRICFVNKMDKLGADFYFTVDTIISRLGAKPLVMQLPIGAENDFIGVVDLLYMRALVWPGDAKGDVTMGAKYEIREIPADLQEKAEEYRANLVETVAESSEELMEKYLEGEEISIDELKAGIRKMTIASELYPIFCGSAFKNRGVQPMLDAVVDYLPNPLDVPPMVGHDPRDEEKELTRKPSAEEPFSALAFKIAAHPFFGQLTFIRVYSGHVEAGAQVVNSTKGKKERIGKLFQMHANKEMPVEGATAGHIYAAIGLKDTTTGDTLCDANNQIVLESMSFPEPVISVAIEPNTKGDQEKLSTAIQKLSAEDPTFQVSLNEDTGQTIIAGMGELHLDILVDRMRREFKVEANVGKPQVAYRETIKRAVERHDYTHKKQTGGSGQFAKIQIAIEPLDTAEGELYEFENKVTGGRVPREYIPSVDAGIQDALNDGVLAGYPVVGIKATLIDGAYHDVDSSEMAFKIAGRMAFKEAARKANPVLLEPLMDVEVRTPEEYMGEVIGDINSRRGQMQSMEDAQGVKVIRAHVPLSGMFGYIGDLRSKTQGRAVYSMTFNSYAEVPKAVADEIIQKSRGE comes from the coding sequence GTGGCACAGGACGTGCTTACCGACCTTAGCAAGGTCCGCAACATCGGCATCATGGCCCACATTGATGCCGGCAAGACCACCACCACCGAGCGCATCCTGTTCTACACGGGTGTGAACCACAAGATCGGCGAAACGCACGACGGCGCTTCGACCACTGACTGGATGGAACAGGAAAAGGAACGCGGCATCACCATCACGTCTGCCGCCGTGACCTGCTTCTGGGAAAACAACCAGATCAACATCATCGACACCCCCGGCCACGTGGACTTCACGGTTGAGGTTGAGCGCTCCCTGCGCGTCCTCGACGGTGCAGTCGCCGTCTTCGATGGCAAGGAAGGCGTTGAGCCCCAGTCCGAGACCGTGTGGCGCCAGGCTGACAAGTACAACGTTCCGCGTATCTGCTTCGTCAACAAGATGGACAAGCTCGGTGCTGACTTCTACTTCACCGTGGACACCATCATCAGCCGCCTCGGTGCGAAGCCGCTGGTCATGCAGCTGCCCATCGGTGCCGAGAACGACTTCATCGGCGTCGTCGACCTGCTCTACATGCGTGCCCTGGTTTGGCCGGGCGACGCCAAGGGCGACGTGACCATGGGTGCCAAGTACGAGATCCGCGAGATCCCGGCAGACCTCCAGGAAAAGGCCGAGGAATACCGCGCGAACCTCGTTGAGACCGTCGCTGAGTCTTCCGAGGAACTCATGGAGAAGTACCTCGAGGGCGAAGAGATCTCCATCGACGAACTCAAGGCCGGCATCCGCAAGATGACCATCGCTTCCGAGCTCTACCCGATCTTCTGCGGCTCCGCCTTCAAGAACCGCGGCGTTCAGCCCATGCTGGACGCGGTGGTTGACTACCTGCCGAACCCGCTCGACGTTCCCCCGATGGTCGGCCACGACCCTCGCGACGAAGAGAAGGAACTGACCCGCAAGCCTTCCGCTGAAGAGCCGTTCTCGGCCCTTGCGTTCAAGATTGCGGCCCACCCCTTCTTCGGCCAGCTCACCTTCATCCGCGTGTACTCCGGTCACGTGGAAGCAGGCGCCCAGGTGGTCAACTCCACCAAGGGCAAGAAGGAGCGCATCGGCAAGCTGTTCCAGATGCACGCCAACAAGGAAATGCCCGTTGAGGGCGCTACCGCCGGCCACATCTATGCAGCCATCGGCCTGAAGGACACCACCACCGGTGACACCCTGTGCGATGCCAACAACCAGATCGTGCTCGAGTCCATGAGCTTCCCGGAGCCCGTGATCTCGGTTGCCATCGAGCCGAACACCAAGGGTGACCAGGAGAAGCTCTCCACGGCCATCCAGAAGCTCTCCGCTGAGGACCCCACCTTCCAGGTGTCCCTTAACGAAGACACCGGCCAGACCATCATCGCCGGCATGGGCGAGCTCCACCTGGACATCCTGGTGGACCGCATGCGCCGCGAGTTCAAGGTTGAAGCCAACGTTGGCAAGCCGCAGGTTGCTTACCGCGAAACCATCAAGCGCGCCGTCGAACGCCACGACTACACGCACAAGAAGCAGACCGGTGGTTCGGGTCAGTTCGCAAAGATCCAGATCGCCATCGAGCCGCTGGACACCGCCGAAGGCGAGCTGTACGAGTTCGAGAACAAGGTCACCGGTGGCCGCGTTCCCCGCGAGTACATCCCGTCTGTTGACGCGGGCATCCAGGATGCGCTGAACGACGGCGTCCTGGCCGGCTACCCGGTTGTCGGCATCAAGGCCACGCTGATCGATGGCGCGTACCACGATGTTGACTCCTCGGAAATGGCGTTCAAGATCGCCGGACGGATGGCTTTCAAGGAAGCTGCACGCAAGGCGAACCCTGTCCTGCTTGAACCGCTGATGGATGTCGAGGTCCGCACCCCTGAGGAATACATGGGTGAAGTTATCGGTGACATCAACTCACGGCGTGGCCAGATGCAGTCCATGGAAGATGCACAGGGCGTCAAGGTCATCCGTGCGCACGTCCCGCTGTCCGGCATGTTCGGCTACATCGGTGACCTGCGCTCCAAGACCCAGGGCCGTGCTGTTTACTCCATGACGTTCAACAGCTACGCCGAGGTCCCGAAGGCAGTTGCCGACGAGATCATCCAGAAGTCCCGCGGCGAATAG
- the rpsG gene encoding 30S ribosomal protein S7, with protein sequence MPRKGPAPKRPLVSDPVYGSPLVTQLINKVLVDGKKSTAERIVYGALEGARAKSGGDPVAALKKAMDNVKPSLEVRSRRVGGATYQVPVEVKPGRSTALALRWLVGYSKARREKTMTERLQNEILDASNGLGAAVKRREDTHKMAESNKAFAHYRW encoded by the coding sequence ATGCCTCGCAAGGGTCCGGCCCCCAAGCGGCCGCTCGTTTCGGATCCGGTTTACGGTTCCCCGCTGGTAACCCAGCTCATCAACAAGGTGCTCGTTGACGGCAAGAAGTCCACGGCAGAGCGCATTGTCTACGGTGCACTCGAAGGCGCACGCGCCAAGTCCGGCGGCGACCCCGTTGCAGCCCTGAAGAAGGCCATGGACAACGTCAAGCCGTCCCTCGAGGTCCGCTCCCGCCGTGTCGGTGGCGCCACCTACCAGGTTCCGGTTGAGGTCAAGCCGGGCCGCTCCACCGCACTCGCCCTGCGGTGGCTGGTTGGCTACTCCAAGGCCCGCCGTGAAAAGACGATGACCGAACGTCTCCAGAACGAAATCCTGGATGCGTCCAACGGTCTCGGTGCCGCTGTGAAGCGTCGCGAAGACACCCACAAGATGGCCGAGTCCAACAAGGCCTTCGCACACTACCGCTGGTAA
- a CDS encoding Nramp family divalent metal transporter has translation MAVSTLAAESASTKGWSRLLLLGPAFVAAIAYVDPGNVAANLTAGANFGYLLVWVLVVANAMAVLIQYQSAKLGLATGMSLPEILGKRLGTGQRRAFWVQAEIVAGATDMAEVIGGAVALNLLFGLPLLTGGVIIGLASMLLLGLQSHRSQKSFELAILTLLGVIAVGFVSGLVAAPPDAGGALAGLVPRFGGTDTVLLAASMLGATVMPHAIYLHSALARDRHGFSEDPVIRTRLIRATRLDVAGALLLAGIVNIAMLLLAATSLRGVEGTDTIAGAHAAVTSALGPVIGVVFAVGLLASGLASTSVGCYAGATIMGGLLKVRIPLLVRRTVTLIPALLVLGAGIEPTLALVLSQVLLSFGIPFALIPLIRLTGSRKVMGIHADSAALRIAGWTSATLIVGLNCVLIVLTVLGRQ, from the coding sequence ATGGCTGTTTCAACATTGGCGGCTGAATCCGCTTCCACCAAGGGCTGGTCGCGCCTCCTGCTGCTCGGTCCGGCCTTTGTGGCGGCAATTGCCTACGTTGATCCCGGCAACGTGGCGGCGAACCTGACGGCCGGGGCAAACTTCGGTTACCTGCTTGTCTGGGTGCTGGTAGTTGCGAATGCCATGGCCGTGCTGATCCAGTACCAGTCCGCCAAGCTGGGCCTTGCCACCGGCATGAGCCTGCCGGAGATCCTGGGCAAGCGCTTGGGAACCGGGCAGCGGCGTGCCTTTTGGGTGCAGGCTGAGATCGTTGCCGGTGCTACAGACATGGCAGAGGTCATTGGCGGAGCTGTCGCCCTCAACCTGCTGTTCGGCCTTCCGCTGCTCACGGGCGGAGTGATCATTGGATTGGCGTCCATGCTGCTGCTGGGACTTCAATCGCACCGGAGCCAGAAGTCCTTCGAACTCGCCATCCTGACCCTGCTCGGCGTGATCGCCGTTGGCTTCGTGTCAGGCCTGGTCGCTGCCCCGCCGGACGCGGGCGGGGCCCTCGCCGGCCTCGTGCCACGGTTTGGCGGGACCGACACCGTCCTGCTCGCCGCCAGCATGCTCGGGGCCACTGTCATGCCACACGCGATCTACCTGCACTCAGCCCTGGCCCGGGACCGTCACGGTTTCTCCGAAGATCCCGTTATCAGGACGCGGCTGATCAGGGCAACCCGGCTGGACGTCGCCGGAGCGCTGCTGCTGGCCGGCATCGTCAATATTGCCATGCTGCTGCTGGCCGCCACGAGCCTCCGCGGAGTGGAGGGGACGGACACCATCGCCGGGGCGCACGCGGCCGTGACGTCGGCACTGGGGCCGGTTATCGGCGTCGTATTTGCCGTGGGACTCCTGGCCTCCGGCCTGGCGTCCACCTCGGTAGGGTGCTATGCCGGGGCCACGATCATGGGCGGCCTGCTGAAAGTGCGGATTCCGCTGCTTGTCCGCCGCACCGTCACCCTGATCCCGGCGCTGCTGGTCCTGGGCGCCGGCATTGAACCTACCCTGGCCCTGGTCCTCAGCCAGGTCCTCCTGAGTTTCGGTATCCCCTTCGCGCTCATCCCGCTGATCCGCCTCACCGGGAGCCGCAAAGTCATGGGCATCCATGCGGACTCGGCGGCGCTCCGGATTGCAGGCTGGACCAGTGCCACACTGATCGTGGGCTTGAACTGCGTACTGATCGTGCTGACGGTGCTGGGGCGCCAGTGA
- a CDS encoding DNA-directed RNA polymerase subunit beta': MSSESSFGLMQIGLATAEDIRGWSYGEVKKPETINYRTLKPEKDGLFCEKIFGPSRDWECYCGKYKRVRFKGIICERCGVEVTRAKVRRERMGHIELAAPVTHIWYFKGVPSRLGYLLDLAPKDLEKVIYFAAYMITSVDEAARHEELPNLQVEHDIEKKQLIDNRDADIAAIARDLEGEIARLEGEGAKAADKKKARDSADRQMANVRKRADADIERLEQVWDRFKNLKVADLEGDEGLYRELRDRYGMYFEGSMGAEAIKKRLENFDMQAESDLLRDVIANGKGQRKTRALKRLKVVNAFLTTNNSPLGMVLDAVPVIPPELRPMVQLDGGRFATSDLNDLYRRVINRNNRLKRLLDLGAPEIIVNNEKRMLQEAVDSLFDNGRRGRPVTGPGNRPLKSLSDMLKGKQGRFRQNLLGKRVDYSGRSVIVVGPQLKLHQCGLPKQMALELFKPFVMKRLVDLNHAQNIKSAKRMVERYRPQVWDVLEEIITEHPVLLNRAPTLHRLGIQAFEPQLVEGKAIQLHPLVCGAFNADFDGDQMAVHLPLSPEAQAEARILMLSSNNILKPSDGRPVTLPSQDMIIGLYHLTTKRKGSAGEGRIFSSVSEAIMAFDARELHLNSQVKIRLEGFVPYAGWEAPEGWEPGQPALVQTSLGQVVFNQTLPEDYPWVEAVADKGELSRIVNDLAERYPKVVTAATLDNLKDAGFYWATRSGVTVAISDIEVPAAKPEILAGYEERAAKIQGQYDKGLIDDDERRQELIEIWNKATNDIATVMRESLSPMNTINRMVSSGARGNWMQVRQIAGIRGLVANPKGEIIPRPIKSSYREGLSVLEYFIATHGARKGLADTALRTANSGYLTRRLVDVSQDVIVREEDCGTERGLVTPIAVADSNGELVLDENVENSAYARTLAVDVVDSEGNVLAAAGTDCGDVVIAELFKAGITEVKVRSVLTCESSVGTCALCYGRSLATGKTVDIGEAVGIIAAQSIGEPGTQLTMRTFHTGGAVSAGGGDDITQGLPRIQELFEARTPKGVAPIAEAAGRITIEESERQMRLVITPDDGTEEIAYPVLRRSRLLIEDGDHVAVGQKLINGPVDPKQVLRIMGPRAAQKFLVDEVQGVYRSQGIGIHDKHVEVIVRQMLRRVTVIESGESDLLPGELAERSRFEDANRRVVSEGKTPASGRPELMGITKASLATESWLSAASFQETTRVLTQAAMEGKSDPLLGLKENVIIGKLIPAGTGLPRYTEVTVEPTEEAKANLFTGPSAFSDFSYDTLGGDGAPEFHAIPLDDYDLGNDFR, translated from the coding sequence GTCCCGCGACTGGGAGTGCTACTGCGGCAAGTACAAGCGCGTGCGCTTCAAGGGCATCATCTGTGAGCGTTGTGGCGTTGAAGTCACCCGCGCCAAGGTCCGCCGCGAGCGCATGGGCCACATCGAACTGGCCGCCCCCGTCACGCACATCTGGTACTTCAAGGGTGTTCCGTCCCGCCTGGGCTACCTCCTTGACCTGGCCCCGAAGGACCTCGAAAAGGTCATCTACTTCGCTGCCTACATGATCACCAGCGTCGACGAAGCTGCCCGCCACGAGGAACTGCCCAACCTGCAGGTTGAGCACGACATCGAGAAGAAGCAGCTGATCGACAACCGCGACGCCGATATCGCCGCTATCGCCCGCGACCTTGAAGGCGAAATCGCCCGTCTCGAGGGCGAAGGCGCCAAGGCTGCCGACAAGAAGAAGGCCCGCGACTCCGCCGACCGCCAGATGGCCAACGTGCGCAAGCGTGCCGACGCCGACATCGAACGCCTCGAGCAGGTCTGGGACCGCTTCAAGAACCTGAAGGTCGCCGACCTCGAAGGTGACGAGGGGCTGTACCGCGAACTGCGCGACCGCTACGGCATGTACTTCGAAGGCTCCATGGGTGCCGAGGCCATCAAGAAGCGGCTCGAGAACTTCGACATGCAGGCCGAGTCCGACCTGCTGCGCGACGTCATCGCCAACGGCAAGGGCCAGCGCAAGACCCGCGCCCTGAAGCGGCTCAAGGTGGTCAACGCGTTCCTGACCACCAACAACAGCCCGCTGGGCATGGTCCTCGACGCCGTCCCGGTGATCCCGCCGGAACTGCGCCCCATGGTCCAGCTGGACGGTGGCCGCTTCGCGACCTCCGACCTCAACGACCTGTACCGCCGCGTGATCAACCGCAACAACCGCCTCAAGCGCCTGCTTGACCTGGGTGCTCCGGAGATCATCGTCAACAACGAGAAGCGCATGCTTCAGGAAGCTGTTGACAGCCTCTTCGACAACGGCCGCCGCGGCCGCCCGGTCACCGGACCGGGCAACCGTCCGCTGAAGTCCCTGAGCGACATGCTCAAGGGCAAGCAGGGCCGCTTCCGCCAGAACCTCCTCGGCAAGCGCGTCGACTACTCCGGCCGTTCGGTCATCGTCGTCGGCCCGCAGCTGAAGCTGCACCAGTGCGGCCTGCCCAAGCAGATGGCCCTGGAGCTCTTCAAGCCGTTCGTGATGAAGCGCCTGGTCGACCTCAACCACGCCCAGAACATCAAGTCGGCCAAGCGGATGGTGGAGCGCTACCGCCCGCAGGTCTGGGACGTGCTCGAAGAGATCATCACCGAACACCCGGTGCTGCTCAACCGTGCACCTACCCTGCACCGCCTGGGCATCCAGGCGTTCGAGCCGCAGCTTGTTGAAGGCAAGGCAATCCAGCTGCACCCGCTGGTTTGTGGCGCGTTCAACGCCGACTTCGACGGCGACCAGATGGCAGTCCACCTGCCGCTGAGCCCCGAGGCGCAGGCTGAGGCGCGCATCCTGATGCTGTCCTCGAACAACATCCTGAAGCCCTCTGACGGACGCCCGGTCACCCTGCCTTCGCAGGATATGATCATCGGCCTGTACCACCTGACCACCAAGCGGAAGGGTTCCGCCGGCGAAGGCAGGATCTTCTCCTCCGTATCGGAAGCGATCATGGCCTTCGATGCACGCGAGCTGCACCTGAACTCGCAGGTCAAGATCCGGCTCGAAGGATTCGTTCCCTACGCCGGCTGGGAAGCCCCGGAAGGCTGGGAGCCCGGTCAGCCGGCACTCGTCCAGACCTCCCTGGGCCAGGTTGTGTTCAACCAGACCCTGCCCGAGGACTATCCGTGGGTTGAAGCCGTTGCCGACAAGGGCGAACTGTCCCGGATCGTCAACGACCTCGCCGAGCGCTACCCCAAGGTCGTCACCGCGGCAACGCTGGACAACCTGAAGGATGCCGGTTTCTACTGGGCAACCCGTTCGGGCGTCACCGTCGCCATCTCCGACATCGAGGTTCCTGCTGCCAAGCCGGAAATCCTTGCCGGGTACGAGGAACGCGCCGCCAAGATCCAGGGCCAGTACGACAAGGGCCTGATCGACGACGACGAGCGCCGCCAGGAACTGATCGAGATCTGGAACAAGGCAACCAACGACATCGCCACCGTGATGCGTGAGAGCCTGTCCCCGATGAACACCATCAACCGCATGGTGTCCTCCGGTGCACGTGGTAACTGGATGCAGGTCCGCCAGATCGCGGGTATCCGTGGCCTGGTGGCCAACCCGAAGGGTGAGATCATCCCGCGCCCCATCAAGTCCTCCTACCGCGAGGGCCTGTCGGTGCTGGAATACTTCATCGCCACGCACGGTGCCCGTAAGGGCCTGGCCGATACCGCACTGCGTACCGCCAACTCGGGTTACCTGACCCGTCGACTGGTGGACGTCTCGCAGGACGTCATCGTCCGTGAAGAGGACTGCGGCACCGAGCGCGGCCTGGTCACGCCCATCGCCGTCGCCGATTCCAACGGTGAGCTGGTCCTGGACGAGAACGTCGAGAACAGCGCCTACGCACGTACGCTGGCCGTCGACGTCGTCGACTCCGAGGGCAACGTCCTCGCAGCGGCCGGCACCGACTGCGGCGACGTCGTGATCGCTGAGCTCTTCAAGGCAGGCATCACCGAGGTCAAGGTCCGCTCCGTACTCACCTGTGAGTCCAGCGTCGGCACCTGCGCCCTGTGCTACGGCCGCTCGCTGGCCACCGGCAAGACCGTGGACATCGGCGAGGCCGTTGGCATCATCGCCGCACAGTCCATCGGTGAGCCCGGTACCCAGCTGACCATGCGTACGTTCCACACCGGTGGTGCTGTTTCCGCCGGCGGTGGCGACGACATCACCCAGGGTCTGCCCCGTATCCAGGAGCTCTTCGAAGCCCGTACTCCGAAGGGTGTCGCGCCGATTGCTGAAGCAGCCGGCCGCATCACCATCGAAGAGTCCGAGCGCCAGATGCGCTTGGTCATCACCCCGGATGACGGAACGGAAGAGATCGCCTACCCGGTCCTCCGCCGTTCACGCCTGCTGATCGAAGACGGCGACCATGTCGCCGTTGGCCAGAAGCTGATCAACGGTCCGGTGGACCCCAAGCAGGTCCTGCGCATCATGGGTCCGCGTGCGGCACAGAAGTTCCTCGTGGACGAAGTGCAGGGCGTGTACCGCAGCCAGGGCATCGGTATCCACGACAAGCACGTCGAGGTCATCGTCCGCCAGATGCTGCGCCGCGTCACTGTCATCGAGTCCGGCGAATCGGACCTGCTGCCCGGCGAACTCGCCGAGCGCAGCCGCTTCGAAGACGCCAACCGCCGCGTTGTGTCCGAGGGCAAGACTCCGGCTTCCGGACGTCCTGAACTCATGGGCATCACCAAGGCGTCGCTGGCCACCGAGTCCTGGCTGTCCGCAGCTTCCTTCCAGGAGACCACCCGCGTCCTGACGCAGGCGGCCATGGAAGGCAAGAGCGATCCGCTGCTCGGCCTGAAGGAAAACGTCATCATCGGTAAGCTGATCCCGGCCGGCACGGGTCTCCCGCGCTACACCGAGGTCACCGTGGAGCCCACTGAGGAAGCAAAGGCCAACCTGTTCACCGGCCCCAGCGCGTTCAGTGACTTCTCGTACGACACCCTGGGTGGTGACGGAGCTCCCGAGTTCCACGCCATCCCGCTGGATGACTACGACCTGGGCAACGACTTCCGGTAA
- the rpsL gene encoding 30S ribosomal protein S12 produces MPTINQLVRKGRTPKVSKTKAPALKGSPMRRGVCTRVYTTTPKKPNSALRKVARVRLNGGVEVTAYIPGVGHNLQEHSIVLVRGGRVKDLPGVRYKIVRGALDTQGVKNRKQARSRYGAKMEKK; encoded by the coding sequence GTGCCTACGATTAACCAGCTGGTCCGTAAGGGCCGCACGCCTAAGGTCTCAAAGACCAAGGCTCCCGCGCTTAAGGGCAGCCCCATGCGCCGCGGTGTTTGCACCCGCGTCTACACCACCACCCCGAAGAAGCCGAACTCGGCTCTGCGTAAGGTGGCACGTGTGCGCCTCAACGGCGGCGTGGAAGTTACCGCCTACATCCCCGGTGTTGGCCACAACCTGCAGGAGCACTCCATTGTGCTCGTTCGCGGTGGTCGCGTGAAGGACCTCCCGGGTGTCCGCTACAAGATCGTCCGTGGCGCCCTCGATACCCAGGGTGTGAAGAACCGTAAGCAGGCCCGCAGCCGCTACGGCGCAAAGATGGAGAAGAAGTAA